From one Mytilus trossulus isolate FHL-02 chromosome 10, PNRI_Mtr1.1.1.hap1, whole genome shotgun sequence genomic stretch:
- the LOC134687630 gene encoding myophilin-like isoform X2, which yields MPPKRDKELEKQALDWIEANLGEPVDRSKPYEDVLRDGIVLCNLMKKLLPGCIKKIDTKGGGFALMQNIERFQEAAKKYGVPVTEVFQTVDLWERKNIPQVTQCIFALGRTTQTHPEYTGPPLGPKMAEKQQIEFTEEQIAAGKNVVSLQYGSNQGASQAGQSFGKQRMIND from the exons atgccaCCAAAG AGAGATaaagaattagaaaaacaaGCCCTTGATTGGATTGAAGCTAATTTAGGGGAACCTGTAGATAGATCGAAACCTTATGAAGATGTTCTACGAGACGGAATCGTATTATGCAA TCTGATGAAGAAATTACTGCCCGGATGTATAAAGAAGATTGATACAAAGGGAGGAGGTTTTGCTTTAATGCAAAACATAGAGCGATTCCAAGAAGCTGCTAAAAAATACGGTGTACCAGTAACAGAAGTTTTCCAGACTGTCGATTTATGGGAACGCAAGAATATTCCGCAAGTTACACAATGTATATTTGCGTTGGGAAGAACG ACACAAACGCATCCGGAGTATACAGGTCCACCACTGGGTCCAAAAATGGctgaaaaacaacaaatagaATTTACGGAAGAGCAAATAGCAGCTGGTAAAAATGTTGTCAGTCTTCAGTACGGGAGTAATCAAGGTGCCAGCCAGGCTGGACAAAGCTTTGGAAAACAGAGAAtgataaatgattaa
- the LOC134687630 gene encoding myophilin-like isoform X1 — MFRGLLEMSFSEKIRLLYEGKKCSYRKRDKELEKQALDWIEANLGEPVDRSKPYEDVLRDGIVLCNLMKKLLPGCIKKIDTKGGGFALMQNIERFQEAAKKYGVPVTEVFQTVDLWERKNIPQVTQCIFALGRTTQTHPEYTGPPLGPKMAEKQQIEFTEEQIAAGKNVVSLQYGSNQGASQAGQSFGKQRMIND, encoded by the exons ATGTTCAGAGGACTTTTAGAAATGAGTTTTTCGGAGAAGATACGCCTGTTGTATGAAGGGAAAAAATGCTCATATAGAAAG AGAGATaaagaattagaaaaacaaGCCCTTGATTGGATTGAAGCTAATTTAGGGGAACCTGTAGATAGATCGAAACCTTATGAAGATGTTCTACGAGACGGAATCGTATTATGCAA TCTGATGAAGAAATTACTGCCCGGATGTATAAAGAAGATTGATACAAAGGGAGGAGGTTTTGCTTTAATGCAAAACATAGAGCGATTCCAAGAAGCTGCTAAAAAATACGGTGTACCAGTAACAGAAGTTTTCCAGACTGTCGATTTATGGGAACGCAAGAATATTCCGCAAGTTACACAATGTATATTTGCGTTGGGAAGAACG ACACAAACGCATCCGGAGTATACAGGTCCACCACTGGGTCCAAAAATGGctgaaaaacaacaaatagaATTTACGGAAGAGCAAATAGCAGCTGGTAAAAATGTTGTCAGTCTTCAGTACGGGAGTAATCAAGGTGCCAGCCAGGCTGGACAAAGCTTTGGAAAACAGAGAAtgataaatgattaa
- the LOC134687629 gene encoding myophilin-like — protein MATYRAAKSGLARESQEKINRSFDIDEAKKCLKWICSTSGETIEINGIEERDKMMTFFHTTLKDGMVLCRLIDALLLPQDKIDFNSKSFQETKLPAFQSARERERIGIFLNKAKAYGVSEANIFQTDNLYERTNLVQVCNTIRALGIEAQTKPGYSGEMIWPKKSEENRRTFTEDQLKAGQQIISLQYGTNKGASQAGMNFGKQRKILD, from the exons ATGGCAACTTATCGAGCAGCAAAGTCAGGATTGGCTAGAGAATCTCAAGAAAAG aTAAACAGATCTTTTGATATTGATGAGgccaaaaaatgtttgaaatggaTTTGTTCTACATCAGGGGAGACAATTGAAATAAATGGAATTGAAGAAAGAGACAAGATGATGACGTTCTTCCATACTACACTTAAAGATGGAATGGTTTTATGCAg ATTGATAGATGCCTTGTTGTTACCACAAGATAAAATAGACTTCAATTCAAAGAGTTTTCAAGAAACTAAACTGccagcatttcaatcagccAGAGAAAGAGAGAGAATAGGAATTTTCCTGAACAAAGCCAAAGCTTATGGTGTGTCAGAAGCAAATATCTTCCAGACAGATAATTTGTATGAGAGAACAAATTTAGTACAAGTTTGTAATACAATCAGAGCATTAGGAATAGAG gCTCAGACTAAGCCAGGATATAGTGGTGAAATGATTTGGCCGAAGAAATCAGAAGAAAACAGACGTACATTTACAGAGGATCAGCTGAAAGCTGGACAACAGATAATCAGCCTGCAGTATGGAACTAACAAAGGAGCAAGTCAGGCAGGCATGAACTTTGGTAAACAACGAAAGATTCTCGACTAA